In the genome of Gloeotrichia echinulata CP02, one region contains:
- a CDS encoding citrate synthase, with protein MSVCEYKPGLEGIPAAQSSISYVDGQKGLLEYRGIRIEELAEKSTFLETAYLLIWGELPNKEELEAFEYEVKSHRRIKYRIRDMMKCFPESGHPMDALQASAAALGLFYSRRDLHNPVYIRDAVVRLLATIPTMVAAFQLMRKGNDPVKPRDDLDYSANFLYMLNEKEPDPLAARILDVCLILHVEHTMNASTFSARVTASTLTDPYAVVASAVGTLGGPLHGGANEEVIQMLEEIGSVENVRPYVDGLLERKAKIMGFGHRVYKVKDPRATILQALAEQLFEKFGHDKYFDIAQEMEQVVGEKLGNKGIYPNVDFYSGLVYRKMGIPTDLFTPIFAIARVAGWLAHWKEQLEENRIFRPTQVYNGRHEAPYIPIDQR; from the coding sequence ATGTCGGTGTGCGAATACAAGCCCGGTTTGGAAGGCATTCCTGCTGCCCAATCCAGTATCAGCTATGTTGACGGGCAAAAGGGATTACTAGAGTATCGTGGTATCCGGATTGAGGAATTAGCAGAAAAAAGTACATTTCTCGAAACTGCTTATCTCCTAATTTGGGGTGAACTACCAAACAAGGAAGAATTGGAAGCGTTTGAGTATGAAGTCAAGAGCCATAGGCGGATCAAGTACCGGATTCGCGATATGATGAAATGCTTCCCAGAAAGCGGCCACCCAATGGATGCTCTGCAAGCCTCTGCAGCGGCGCTAGGCTTGTTTTATTCACGTCGGGACTTACATAACCCGGTTTACATCCGGGATGCGGTGGTGCGCTTATTGGCAACCATTCCTACAATGGTAGCGGCGTTCCAGTTAATGCGAAAAGGCAATGACCCCGTTAAGCCCCGCGATGACTTAGACTACTCCGCCAACTTTCTGTACATGCTCAACGAGAAAGAACCCGATCCGTTGGCGGCACGGATTCTTGACGTCTGCTTAATTTTGCATGTTGAGCATACAATGAATGCCTCCACCTTCAGTGCTAGGGTGACGGCTTCTACCCTAACCGACCCCTACGCTGTGGTTGCTAGCGCTGTGGGCACATTAGGCGGACCCCTACACGGTGGAGCCAATGAAGAAGTAATCCAGATGTTGGAAGAAATCGGCTCTGTGGAAAACGTCCGTCCCTATGTAGACGGACTTCTCGAACGCAAAGCTAAAATTATGGGTTTTGGCCATCGTGTCTACAAAGTCAAAGACCCAAGAGCTACTATTTTGCAAGCCTTAGCAGAACAGTTGTTCGAGAAATTTGGGCATGATAAGTACTTTGACATTGCCCAAGAAATGGAACAAGTGGTAGGCGAAAAACTGGGTAACAAAGGGATTTATCCTAATGTTGACTTTTATTCTGGTTTGGTGTATAGAAAGATGGGAATTCCCACAGACTTGTTTACACCAATATTTGCGATCGCCCGTGTTGCTGGTTGGCTAGCACACTGGAAAGAACAACTGGAAGAAAACCGGATTTTCCGTCCTACCCAGGTTTACAACGGTCGCCACGAAGCTCCTTATATCCCCATCGACCAGCGTTAA
- the nuoH gene encoding NADH-quinone oxidoreductase subunit NuoH — MNSGIDLQGTFIKSLMDLGLSLEAAKAIWMPLPMILMLIGATVGVLVATWLERKISAAAQQRIGPEYMGPFGLLVPVADGLKLIFKEDIVPAQSDPWLFTLGPIIVVIPVFLSFLIVPFGQNIVITNVGMGVFLWIALSSIQPIGLLMAGYASNNKYSLLGGLRAAAQSISYEIPLALSVLAIALMSNSLSTVDIVNQQSGYGILGWNIWRQPAGFIIFWIAALAECERLPFDLPEAEEELVAGYQTEYAGMKFGLFYLGSYVNLILSSLLVAILYLGGWDFPIPINIIASWLGISEVNPILQIVTASLGIIMTVLKAYLLVFVAILLRWTVPRVRIDQLLDLGWKFLLPVGLVNLLLTAALKLAFPVAFGG, encoded by the coding sequence ATGAATTCAGGAATTGACCTCCAAGGAACTTTTATTAAATCCCTCATGGATTTAGGATTATCACTTGAGGCAGCCAAAGCGATTTGGATGCCTCTGCCGATGATACTGATGCTCATTGGGGCAACAGTTGGTGTCCTAGTTGCCACTTGGCTGGAACGGAAAATTTCGGCAGCAGCACAGCAGCGGATTGGTCCTGAATATATGGGTCCTTTTGGGTTGCTGGTGCCAGTAGCGGATGGTTTGAAGCTGATATTTAAAGAAGATATCGTGCCAGCCCAATCAGACCCTTGGCTATTTACTCTCGGACCAATTATTGTTGTAATTCCGGTATTTCTGTCATTCCTGATTGTGCCCTTTGGACAGAATATTGTGATTACAAATGTGGGGATGGGCGTCTTCTTGTGGATTGCTCTGTCTAGCATTCAGCCGATTGGGTTATTAATGGCTGGCTACGCATCAAATAACAAATACTCCCTCCTGGGGGGCTTGCGAGCAGCAGCGCAGTCAATTAGTTATGAAATTCCTTTGGCTTTAAGCGTGCTAGCGATCGCCCTCATGTCCAATAGCCTCAGCACCGTTGACATTGTAAATCAACAATCAGGCTATGGCATCTTGGGTTGGAACATTTGGCGCCAACCAGCCGGTTTCATCATTTTTTGGATAGCAGCCCTTGCTGAATGCGAACGCTTACCCTTTGACTTACCAGAAGCCGAAGAAGAACTAGTAGCAGGCTATCAGACAGAATACGCTGGCATGAAATTCGGTCTGTTTTACCTCGGTTCCTACGTTAACTTGATACTTTCTTCCCTACTGGTAGCAATTTTGTATCTCGGCGGTTGGGATTTTCCGATTCCCATCAACATCATTGCCAGTTGGTTAGGAATCAGTGAAGTCAATCCCATACTGCAAATAGTAACCGCCTCTTTGGGTATCATCATGACCGTACTCAAAGCCTATCTACTAGTGTTTGTCGCCATCCTGCTGCGCTGGACAGTCCCACGGGTGCGGATTGACCAATTGTTAGATTTAGGCTGGAAATTCTTGCTCCCAGTTGGTTTGGTTAATCTTCTGTTAACCGCCGCCCTGAAACTCGCCTTTCCCGTCGCTTTTGGTGGTTAG
- the ndhI gene encoding NAD(P)H-quinone oxidoreductase subunit I, with protein MLKFLKQVGDYAKETVQAARYIGQGLSVTFDHMRRRPITVQYPYEKLIPGERFRGRIHFEFDKCIACEVCVRVCPINLPVVDWDYDKVSKKKNLKHYSIDFGVCIFCGNCVEYCPTNCLSMTEEYELSTYDRHELNYDSVALGRLPYKVTNDPMVTPLRELVYLPKGVMEPHDLPADAPRPGARPEDLVEQTEK; from the coding sequence ATGCTCAAGTTCCTTAAGCAAGTTGGTGATTACGCCAAAGAAACAGTACAAGCCGCCCGTTACATTGGTCAGGGGCTATCTGTTACCTTTGACCACATGCGGCGGCGTCCAATTACCGTACAATATCCATATGAAAAACTGATTCCTGGCGAACGCTTTCGTGGCAGAATTCACTTTGAATTTGATAAATGTATCGCCTGTGAAGTTTGTGTTCGCGTTTGTCCGATTAATCTGCCTGTAGTGGATTGGGATTACGACAAAGTAAGTAAAAAGAAAAATCTCAAACACTATAGCATCGACTTTGGAGTTTGTATCTTCTGTGGTAACTGTGTAGAATATTGCCCCACTAACTGTCTATCAATGACAGAAGAATATGAGCTTTCTACCTATGATCGCCACGAATTAAACTATGACAGCGTGGCTTTGGGTCGTCTGCCTTACAAAGTCACAAATGACCCAATGGTTACACCACTACGGGAACTAGTTTACCTACCCAAGGGCGTCATGGAACCCCACGACTTACCTGCCGATGCACCCCGCCCTGGTGCGCGTCCAGAAGACCTGGTAGAACAAACAGAAAAATAA
- a CDS encoding NADH-quinone oxidoreductase subunit J, giving the protein MNLAEGVQIVSFGILAVMMIGAALGVVLSSSIVYSAFLLGGVFISMAGLYLLLNADFVAAAQILVYVGAVNVLILFAIMLVNKRQDFAPVSSAGVRKVLTAVVSLGLFALLSTMVLATPWAYSTTTVAGESSILLIGQHFFSDFLLPFELASVLLLMAMVGAIILARREYLPEQVTTSALPQTLLTLQERPRTFASVGKDGGQSSDDVPYRGGSRRE; this is encoded by the coding sequence GTGAATTTAGCTGAAGGAGTACAGATTGTTTCGTTTGGCATCTTGGCTGTGATGATGATTGGGGCGGCGCTAGGTGTAGTGCTGTCTTCCAGCATCGTCTATTCAGCCTTTTTGCTGGGGGGCGTATTCATCAGCATGGCGGGGTTATACCTGTTACTGAATGCTGATTTTGTCGCCGCTGCACAAATACTGGTTTATGTTGGGGCTGTGAACGTGCTAATTTTGTTTGCCATTATGTTGGTGAACAAGCGGCAGGATTTTGCGCCGGTTTCCAGCGCTGGGGTAAGAAAAGTGCTAACGGCTGTGGTCAGTCTGGGATTGTTTGCCCTTTTGAGTACGATGGTGTTGGCAACTCCTTGGGCATACTCAACTACCACTGTAGCTGGTGAAAGTTCGATACTTTTGATTGGTCAGCATTTCTTCAGTGACTTTTTATTACCTTTTGAATTGGCTTCCGTATTATTGCTAATGGCAATGGTAGGAGCGATTATTTTGGCACGTCGCGAGTATTTGCCAGAACAAGTCACAACTTCTGCACTGCCACAAACCCTTTTAACGCTGCAAGAACGCCCCAGAACCTTTGCATCGGTAGGTAAGGATGGTGGTCAATCAAGTGATGATGTTCCCTATCGTGGGGGTTCTCGTCGCGAATAA
- the nuoK gene encoding NADH-quinone oxidoreductase subunit NuoK: MQLQYFLLLAAALFCIGIYGLITSRNAVRVLMSIELLLNAVNLNLMAFSNFLDSTLIKGQVFTVFVITVAAAEAAVGLAIVLAIYRNRDTVDMEQFNLLKW; encoded by the coding sequence ATGCAACTCCAGTACTTTTTATTACTTGCAGCCGCTTTGTTCTGCATCGGCATCTATGGTTTAATTACCAGCCGCAACGCTGTGCGGGTGCTGATGTCAATTGAGTTGCTGCTCAATGCTGTTAATCTGAATTTAATGGCATTTTCCAACTTCCTGGACTCAACATTAATTAAGGGTCAGGTTTTCACTGTATTTGTGATCACTGTGGCCGCAGCCGAGGCGGCGGTGGGTTTAGCGATTGTGCTTGCCATTTATCGCAACCGTGATACCGTCGATATGGAGCAGTTTAATCTCCTGAAGTGGTAA
- a CDS encoding NAD(+) kinase — protein MQLKQVIIAYKARNSQSQRWAEICAKQLENRQCQVLMGPSGPKDNPYPVFLASAGQPIDLALILGGDGTVLTGARHLAPAGIPILGVNVGGHLGFLTESVEEFQDTEKVWDRLFEDRYAIQRRMMLQAAVFEGNRTNLEPVTERYLALNEMCVKPASADRMITSILEMEIDGEIVDQYVGDGLIISTPTGSTGYTVSANGPIMHDGMEAITITPICPMSLSSRPLILPPGSVVSIWPLGDYDLSTKLWTDGVLATSIWPGHRVDVRMADCRAKFIILRENNSYYQTLREKLLWAGTRVRYSNNHRN, from the coding sequence GTGCAACTTAAGCAGGTAATTATTGCCTACAAGGCGCGAAATTCCCAGAGTCAACGCTGGGCTGAAATCTGCGCCAAGCAACTAGAAAATCGTCAATGCCAGGTATTGATGGGGCCAAGTGGTCCAAAAGACAACCCTTATCCAGTCTTTTTGGCTTCTGCTGGTCAACCAATCGACCTGGCTTTGATTCTTGGCGGTGACGGTACGGTTTTAACTGGCGCCAGACACTTGGCTCCAGCTGGTATCCCTATTCTGGGTGTGAATGTGGGAGGTCATCTGGGGTTCTTAACTGAGTCAGTTGAGGAATTTCAAGATACAGAAAAAGTTTGGGATCGGTTATTTGAAGATCGCTATGCCATTCAGCGGCGGATGATGTTACAAGCGGCGGTTTTTGAGGGTAATCGCACGAATTTGGAACCTGTAACGGAACGCTATCTGGCGTTGAATGAAATGTGTGTCAAACCCGCTTCCGCTGACCGCATGATTACCTCAATTCTGGAAATGGAAATTGACGGTGAGATAGTCGATCAATATGTGGGTGACGGGTTGATTATTTCTACTCCTACAGGTTCTACAGGTTACACTGTTTCTGCCAATGGGCCAATTATGCATGATGGTATGGAGGCAATTACCATCACTCCCATTTGTCCGATGAGTCTTTCTAGTCGCCCCCTGATTTTACCCCCTGGTTCTGTGGTTAGCATCTGGCCCTTGGGGGATTACGATTTGAGTACCAAATTATGGACTGATGGGGTGTTAGCTACTTCGATTTGGCCAGGACACCGCGTTGATGTGCGGATGGCTGATTGTCGGGCTAAATTTATTATTTTGCGGGAGAACAATTCATATTATCAGACCCTGCGAGAGAAGTTGCTCTGGGCAGGTACTAGGGTGCGCTACAGTAATAATCACCGCAATTGA
- a CDS encoding GNAT family N-acyltransferase, which produces MFNRNINYPVNPASSFKKVPLLQTKKYILKLASTPEELESIFRLRFEVFNRELGLGFSSSNLTQMDQDKFDVVCHHLMLICKCTGKTIGTYRMQTYTMASQEIGFDAADIFNLNSIPDSVLQASVEVGRACIAKEYRNIQTLLLLWEGLANYLIWSKCKYFFGCASLLTQSPWQAACAYHYFQQNNLMHPNILVHPNPEYFLPINHECPDSCHPNIPNIMQAYLSIGAKICSLPAIDKEFQTIDFLTISNVEEFARWHSQR; this is translated from the coding sequence ATGTTTAATCGCAATATCAATTACCCAGTAAATCCAGCTTCCTCTTTTAAAAAAGTTCCTCTTCTGCAAACTAAAAAGTATATCCTCAAATTGGCTTCCACCCCAGAAGAATTAGAATCGATTTTTCGCTTGCGCTTTGAAGTTTTTAATCGGGAATTAGGTTTGGGATTCTCTAGTTCTAATCTGACGCAAATGGATCAAGATAAGTTTGATGTGGTTTGTCATCATTTAATGCTGATTTGCAAATGTACTGGAAAAACCATAGGCACCTATCGGATGCAAACCTATACAATGGCTTCCCAAGAAATTGGTTTTGATGCGGCTGATATCTTTAATCTCAATAGTATTCCTGATTCTGTTTTACAAGCATCTGTGGAAGTTGGGCGTGCATGTATAGCTAAAGAATACCGAAATATTCAAACACTTTTATTGTTATGGGAGGGGTTAGCTAATTATCTCATTTGGAGTAAATGTAAATATTTTTTTGGGTGTGCATCACTACTTACACAAAGTCCTTGGCAAGCTGCTTGTGCTTATCATTATTTTCAGCAAAATAACTTAATGCATCCGAATATTTTGGTGCATCCAAATCCCGAATATTTTCTGCCAATTAACCATGAATGTCCTGATTCATGTCATCCTAATATTCCCAATATTATGCAGGCTTATTTGAGTATCGGCGCTAAAATATGCAGCCTACCAGCTATTGATAAAGAGTTTCAGACTATTGATTTTTTAACTATATCAAATGTTGAAGAGTTTGCCAGATGGCATTCTCAAAGATAG
- a CDS encoding RNA-guided endonuclease TnpB family protein: protein MLKAVKVRLYPTSEQEIALAKSFGCARWYWNYALNACIQHYEQTGKSLKLSVYKAYLPQLKVEYPWLKEDCYSAVLQCVAINLNKAYSNFFEGRAKFPKFKSKHHKQSLQYPQNVKVVGESLEIPKIGAVKAVLHRPIEGKVKTVTISKTPTDKYFASILYEVEGESNHPTGDKTLGIDLGLKDFAIVHDGEEVTKHSNPKHLKRHEKNLARKQKKFARKVKGSNSRNKYRKLVAKVHERVSNSRQDFLHKLSRKLVDESQIIVVENLNVLGMVRNRKLSKSISDVGWGMFVNFLDYKLKAKDGQLVEIGRFFKSSKTCSCCGHVQDELTLDIREWDCPSCQTHHDRDGNAALNIRNEGVRILKNGGGNPVIAMPRRSKTNKPKGGKASVNEAGSLHCTVRSV, encoded by the coding sequence GTGTTGAAAGCAGTTAAGGTTAGACTATACCCAACAAGTGAACAAGAAATAGCTCTAGCCAAGTCGTTCGGCTGTGCGCGTTGGTACTGGAATTATGCCCTCAACGCTTGCATTCAACACTATGAACAAACAGGAAAATCATTAAAATTAAGCGTCTATAAAGCTTATCTTCCACAGCTAAAGGTAGAGTATCCTTGGTTGAAAGAGGATTGTTATTCTGCTGTTTTGCAGTGTGTCGCGATTAATCTAAACAAGGCTTACTCTAACTTTTTTGAAGGTAGGGCTAAGTTTCCTAAGTTTAAATCAAAGCATCATAAGCAATCGCTCCAATATCCTCAAAACGTTAAAGTTGTGGGGGAGAGTTTGGAAATTCCTAAAATTGGTGCTGTTAAAGCAGTCTTGCATCGACCCATCGAAGGGAAAGTTAAGACTGTCACTATCAGCAAAACTCCAACAGATAAATACTTCGCTTCTATCCTTTATGAGGTAGAAGGTGAATCAAATCACCCAACAGGTGATAAAACGCTTGGGATTGACTTGGGATTAAAGGACTTTGCTATTGTTCATGATGGTGAAGAAGTTACCAAGCATTCAAACCCAAAACATCTTAAGCGTCATGAGAAAAATCTAGCTAGGAAGCAGAAAAAATTTGCCCGTAAAGTTAAAGGAAGTAATTCCAGAAACAAATACAGAAAACTAGTAGCCAAGGTTCATGAGCGAGTATCAAATTCCCGCCAAGACTTCCTACATAAATTAAGTAGAAAGCTGGTAGATGAAAGCCAAATCATCGTTGTTGAAAATTTAAACGTTTTGGGAATGGTACGGAACCGCAAGCTATCAAAATCAATATCCGACGTGGGTTGGGGGATGTTTGTCAATTTTCTTGACTACAAGTTGAAAGCCAAAGATGGACAACTTGTAGAAATAGGAAGATTCTTTAAGAGTTCCAAAACCTGCTCGTGCTGCGGTCATGTTCAGGACGAGTTAACGCTCGATATCCGTGAATGGGATTGTCCATCATGCCAAACTCATCATGACCGTGATGGTAACGCAGCACTGAACATCAGAAATGAAGGAGTTCGGATATTAAAAAATGGCGGAGGGAACCCCGTTATTGCCATGCCGAGGCGGAGTAAGACTAATAAGCCCAAAGGTGGAAAAGCATCTGTCAATGAAGCTGGAAGCCTACACTGTACCGTCAGGTCAGTGTAG
- a CDS encoding pitrilysin family protein: protein MSVFSVWYRYRFTLLLLSLWMIAVFLLSDQPANSKNPVESSLANSQSTVVVDHKIPQAVTENAQKIVLENGLTVLTKEVHTAPVVTVQVWYKVGSRNEEPGVNGIAHQLEHMLFKGTKSRPIQFGRLFSALGSDSNAFTSYDQTAYYGTVERTKIKALLVLEADRMQNALIDTEQLTSEKRVVISELQGYENSPEYRLNRAVMRAVFPNHAYGLPVGGTKADVEQFEVEQLRKYYRNFYSPDNAVLVIVGDFQTPKTLETVKEIFGKIPKSQESRVKSQESRVKSEKSTPLSSSPIVLREPGAGALLQVIYPLPDINHADVPALDVMDYILTEGRNSRLYQVLVESGLASEMTASVASLREVGWYEMLVTANPHQSLKKIDSVLSSAIAKVAKSGVTSEQVDRAKTQLAASVILNNRDITSQAMQLGNDETTSDDYRYTERYLAAIRQVKPADIVAVVNKYLKQEARRVGLFEPTQKQSKAIGSKTHTAQTTENFSPGSPTGPNEVWKYLPPVEETADTVTRELPQELTFVNGLRVLLLPDHSTPTVTLSGHIKAGTEFDPKDKAGLASFVADNLMNGTKTKNLLRIAKAIEERGATLDFEAYREGVRLKGDSLANDLPVLLQTLADVVKNSTFPTKELELHRQHAVIDLQMELDEPSEVARRTFVQSVYPQEHPLHTFPTEESLQQIRREDVIAFKNQHYRPDTTVLALVGDFDPVQVRSLIQAEFGEWKVSGQPPTLKYPTVSMPDSVIRVNPILAGKSQAITYMGYTGINRQDPRFYAALVLNQILGGDTLSSRLGAEVRDRQGLTYGIYSTFQAAKSFGVFWIEMQTSPEDTSKAIASTRQLLQQIHQQGVSAPEVDTAKSTLISNYNVSLANPEELTDKILMNQVYDLDKIELRSFTQKIQKVTLAEVNQAARELLHPDQIVVVTAGPSVLADQSVK, encoded by the coding sequence ATGTCTGTATTTTCCGTCTGGTATCGATATCGTTTTACTTTATTGCTGTTAAGTTTATGGATGATAGCAGTTTTCCTACTTAGCGATCAACCAGCTAACAGCAAAAATCCAGTCGAATCTAGTTTAGCAAATTCTCAATCAACAGTAGTTGTAGATCATAAAATACCCCAAGCAGTGACAGAAAATGCCCAGAAGATAGTGCTAGAGAACGGTCTAACTGTTCTCACAAAAGAAGTGCATACGGCACCAGTAGTGACCGTCCAGGTATGGTACAAGGTCGGTTCGCGCAATGAAGAACCGGGAGTAAATGGTATTGCCCATCAGTTAGAGCATATGCTATTTAAAGGCACGAAAAGCCGTCCGATTCAATTTGGACGATTATTTAGTGCTTTGGGTAGCGACTCGAATGCTTTCACCAGCTATGACCAAACTGCATATTACGGTACTGTAGAACGGACGAAGATAAAAGCGCTGTTGGTGCTGGAAGCTGATAGAATGCAAAATGCGCTGATTGATACCGAGCAACTCACGAGTGAGAAACGGGTAGTCATTTCTGAGTTACAAGGTTACGAAAATAGTCCAGAATACCGCCTCAACCGCGCTGTAATGCGAGCAGTCTTTCCCAATCATGCTTATGGTTTACCTGTAGGTGGCACAAAAGCAGATGTTGAGCAGTTTGAGGTCGAACAGCTGCGGAAGTATTACCGCAACTTCTACAGTCCTGATAACGCCGTCTTAGTAATTGTCGGAGATTTCCAGACCCCAAAAACCCTGGAAACAGTCAAAGAAATATTTGGTAAAATTCCCAAGAGTCAAGAGTCAAGAGTCAAGAGTCAAGAGTCAAGGGTCAAGAGTGAAAAATCTACCCCTCTTTCCTCCTCCCCTATAGTACTGCGAGAACCGGGTGCAGGCGCACTGTTACAAGTCATATATCCGCTACCTGATATCAATCATGCAGATGTACCGGCGCTGGATGTGATGGATTATATTTTGACAGAGGGACGGAATTCTCGCCTGTATCAAGTATTGGTGGAATCAGGTTTAGCTAGTGAAATGACAGCTTCTGTGGCTAGTTTGCGGGAAGTTGGCTGGTATGAAATGTTGGTGACAGCTAATCCTCATCAAAGCTTAAAAAAAATTGATTCTGTGCTGAGTAGTGCGATCGCCAAGGTAGCTAAATCAGGGGTGACATCAGAGCAAGTAGATCGAGCTAAGACTCAGTTAGCAGCATCTGTCATTTTAAATAACCGTGATATCACCAGTCAGGCTATGCAATTGGGTAACGATGAGACAACGTCCGATGATTATCGCTATACAGAACGCTATTTGGCTGCTATCCGCCAGGTCAAGCCTGCAGATATTGTCGCTGTTGTCAACAAATATCTCAAACAAGAAGCGCGTAGAGTGGGCTTGTTTGAGCCTACTCAAAAGCAAAGCAAAGCAATTGGGAGCAAAACACACACAGCCCAAACTACAGAAAACTTCTCTCCTGGTTCACCCACAGGACCGAATGAGGTGTGGAAATATCTACCACCAGTGGAAGAAACAGCAGATACTGTGACGCGGGAACTACCACAGGAATTGACATTTGTTAATGGTCTGCGAGTATTGCTATTACCTGATCATAGCACTCCTACCGTCACTTTAAGTGGACATATCAAAGCTGGTACTGAATTTGACCCAAAGGATAAAGCTGGACTGGCCTCTTTTGTAGCAGATAACTTGATGAATGGAACAAAAACCAAGAATCTGCTGAGGATTGCTAAAGCTATAGAAGAACGGGGGGCTACTCTGGACTTTGAAGCCTACCGCGAAGGTGTACGCTTGAAAGGTGATAGTTTAGCGAATGACTTACCCGTTCTCCTCCAAACTTTGGCAGATGTCGTCAAAAATAGTACATTTCCCACCAAAGAGTTGGAATTGCATCGCCAACATGCTGTAATCGATCTACAGATGGAATTAGATGAACCATCAGAAGTAGCCAGAAGAACATTCGTTCAATCAGTTTATCCACAAGAACATCCTTTACACACCTTTCCCACAGAAGAAAGTTTGCAGCAAATTCGGCGTGAGGATGTAATTGCTTTCAAAAACCAACATTATCGACCAGATACGACGGTACTAGCGTTGGTGGGGGATTTTGATCCGGTCCAGGTGCGATCGCTAATTCAAGCAGAGTTTGGTGAGTGGAAAGTCAGTGGTCAACCACCAACATTAAAATATCCCACAGTCTCAATGCCAGATAGTGTGATCCGTGTCAACCCAATCCTCGCGGGTAAATCCCAAGCAATCACTTACATGGGTTACACGGGGATTAACCGTCAAGATCCTCGGTTTTATGCAGCCTTAGTATTGAATCAAATTTTGGGAGGCGATACTCTATCTAGTAGACTGGGCGCAGAAGTACGCGATCGCCAAGGTTTGACCTACGGAATTTATAGCACCTTCCAAGCAGCAAAGAGTTTTGGGGTATTTTGGATTGAGATGCAAACCAGTCCAGAAGATACCAGCAAAGCGATCGCCAGCACCCGTCAACTATTACAGCAAATCCATCAGCAAGGCGTCAGCGCTCCAGAAGTCGATACAGCTAAAAGCACTCTGATTAGCAACTACAATGTTTCCCTCGCTAACCCAGAGGAATTAACCGACAAAATTCTCATGAATCAAGTTTATGACCTAGATAAAATCGAATTGCGCTCTTTCACGCAAAAAATCCAAAAAGTTACCCTGGCTGAGGTAAATCAAGCAGCGCGTGAGTTACTTCACCCAGATCAAATTGTGGTGGTGACAGCAGGTCCATCGGTGTTAGCAGACCAAAGCGTTAAGTAG
- a CDS encoding VOC family protein codes for MHHASIRTANIHRAIAFYEQLGFTVCERFTTGYTLACWMEGLGGRIELIQIPEPKPAPDAFGDEHYVGYYHLSFDLTEITSDLPTYLQNLQQRLAVAAQSQPEQLQPLKILLEPIQQQIGDRILEVAFIADADGLPLEFIRVLGKIA; via the coding sequence ATGCACCACGCTTCTATTAGGACTGCGAATATTCATCGAGCGATCGCGTTTTATGAACAGTTGGGGTTTACGGTTTGTGAACGCTTCACTACAGGCTATACTCTGGCTTGCTGGATGGAAGGATTGGGTGGGAGAATTGAACTGATCCAAATTCCCGAACCAAAGCCAGCCCCAGATGCTTTTGGAGATGAACACTATGTGGGTTATTATCATCTCTCCTTTGATTTAACTGAAATTACCTCTGATTTGCCCACTTATTTACAAAATTTACAACAACGTTTGGCAGTCGCGGCTCAAAGCCAGCCAGAACAATTACAGCCACTAAAAATACTGTTAGAACCGATACAGCAGCAGATAGGCGATCGCATCTTGGAAGTAGCTTTCATTGCGGATGCTGATGGCTTACCCCTGGAATTCATCCGAGTTCTGGGAAAAATTGCTTAA
- a CDS encoding TIGR02652 family protein translates to MMNPGLQYPIFGPEIQCPHCRQTIPALTLTDTYLCPRHGAFEVNPKNGELIHLQSGRHWRRWNNEWYRQHTHPDGIRFEIHEALDKLYTQGYRATRVIIARRYQELMSGYLERSTPWRSGQPEGATARLYGLPVEFSPDTGEESCWEVINFDLEKEPGVPVRYPYFRLFE, encoded by the coding sequence ATGATGAATCCAGGCTTGCAGTACCCAATATTTGGTCCGGAAATACAGTGTCCCCACTGTCGCCAAACAATTCCGGCGCTGACACTAACTGATACTTATTTGTGTCCCCGTCATGGGGCGTTTGAGGTGAATCCTAAAAATGGTGAACTGATCCATCTACAATCGGGGCGTCATTGGCGAAGATGGAATAATGAATGGTATAGGCAACATACTCATCCCGATGGGATTCGATTTGAAATTCACGAAGCTCTAGACAAGTTGTATACCCAAGGATATCGAGCAACACGAGTGATTATAGCTCGACGTTATCAGGAATTGATGAGTGGTTATTTAGAACGCAGTACGCCTTGGCGTTCTGGACAACCAGAAGGTGCAACTGCACGATTGTACGGTTTACCGGTAGAGTTTAGCCCCGATACTGGAGAAGAATCTTGCTGGGAAGTGATTAATTTTGATTTGGAAAAAGAGCCTGGTGTACCTGTACGCTATCCCTATTTCCGGTTATTTGAGTAG